From Fusobacterium varium:
CTCCAAATATCTTAAAATTTTTAGTTCAATTTAAAATTATTCTATTATATATTATACCTCATTTAAACCTTATTTAGAAAATATTTTTAAAAAATTTTTTTTAAATTTTCAATTTTTTATGTTATGGTGTTTCATTTTTCTAGTTGAATGACTTATAAATATACAAAACATTTATAAAATTTAACTTTATCACAAAATAATATATTATATATATTTGAAATATATATAAAAAATGTGGTATATTAATTGTTGCAGTATATTTTATATATAATTAGAATATAAATTTTTTACGGTATAAAACAATGAATATTTTCAAGGAGGACACAAAAATGATATTAAATCTTACCACTATTCAGACTATGGCTTTAGCTGTCTTAGTTCTTTATTTGGGAAAATTTATTAACAACACTTTTAAATTTTTAAAAGAAAACTGTATCCCTGATGCGGTTACAGGAGGAACTATATTTTCTATAGTAACTCTAATAGGACATGAAACTGGTATTTTTTCTTTTATTTTTGAGGATACTTTGAGAGAAGTCTTCATGATAGCTTTTTTTACAACTGTTGGTTTCTCTGCAAGTATAAAATTGCTGAAAAAAGCTGGAATACCAGTATTAATGTTTCTTTTGGCAGCTATAGGACTTGCTATACTTCAAAATGTATTTGGTGTAGCAATGGCTAAATTTCTTCATATTAATCTTCTTATTGGACTTGCTACTGGCTCTCTTGCTACAACAGGAGGTCCTGGTACTGCCGGTGCTTTTGGTCCTATCATAGAACAGTTTGGTGCTCAAGGAGCAACTATGGTTGCTATGGCAACTGCCACTTACGCTCTTATTGCTGGAAGTATTATTGCTGGTCCAATATGTAAAAGACTTATAAAGAAACATGAGCTGCTTGAAAAGAAAAATAATAAATCTGATTTTGAAAGCTCTGGAAGTAAAAATGAATTTCTTTCTGCTAAAAGAGTTCTTCC
This genomic window contains:
- a CDS encoding sodium:glutamate symporter produces the protein MILNLTTIQTMALAVLVLYLGKFINNTFKFLKENCIPDAVTGGTIFSIVTLIGHETGIFSFIFEDTLREVFMIAFFTTVGFSASIKLLKKAGIPVLMFLLAAIGLAILQNVFGVAMAKFLHINLLIGLATGSLATTGGPGTAGAFGPIIEQFGAQGATMVAMATATYALIAGSIIAGPICKRLIKKHELLEKKNNKSDFESSGSKNEFLSAKRVLPTGFQIVIAMGAGSLISNFLSSLGLVLPPYIGAMFAASIMRNMSDYSGKFEIDLDIISIIGSFTLAMFLSMTLMSFKLWELKELALPLILMLVGQTILMGGFAYFVTFNITGRDYDAAVMTGGHCGCGFGTTPKALANMEALTEKYLPSPKAFFVIPIVGGLFIDFFNAAIITFFINLVK